One stretch of Lucilia cuprina isolate Lc7/37 chromosome 6, ASM2204524v1, whole genome shotgun sequence DNA includes these proteins:
- the LOC111678124 gene encoding cytochrome P450 CYP12A2-like, whose translation MTGNIILKFNNKLQKKYLNQILWNHMPQRFQTTVHHVTTNESNSFKSEWQNAKPYEEIPSQSKIAGLLNYLPGGKYYKIGPAELMMALKRDYGDITRLHGYFGRDDMVVTHNVDDFVTVLRNEGIWPARPMLDAVHYYRHEYRRDFFQGVEGIITTRGEKWANFRSAVNPILMQPRNVRLYMYKMSQVNRELMERIRQIRDPKSLEVSDNFIEELNRWTLESISVVALDKQLGLITKNRGDPLVKELFQAINDFFKYGMEVEYRPSTWKYYKTKSFRNLMQSLDSILNLTNTYVNEAIKRLEQEKQKGVPEKPEHEKSVLEKLIKIDKKIATVMAMDLLMAGVDTTSSTFTGLLLCLAKNPAKQAKLREEILKILPHKDSEFTAESLKNIPYLRACLKESLRMYPIVIGNTRIPVHDVVLSGYRIPKGTAVTMASIALNYDEFHYTRAKEYLPERWLRTEKLSVDDNSTQCPHSLRPSNPFVYLPFGFGPRTCIGRRIVEMELELGIARLIRNFQVEFNYSTDNAFKSLMINVPQIPLKFKFTDIDK comes from the exons ATGACgggaaatattatattaaagtttaataataaattgcaaaaaaaatatttaaaccaaattttatggaaTCATATGCCACAACGTTTCCAAACAACAGTCCATCATGTGACAACGAATGAAtcaaattcttttaaaagtgAATGGCAAAATGCTAAACCTTATGAAGAGATACCATCACAATCGAAAATCGCTGGTTTGTTAAACTATCTACCGGGtggtaaatattataaaattggtCCGGCAGAACTTATGATGGCCCTTAAAAGAGATTACGGTGATATAACAAGACTACATGGTTATTTTGGTCGTGATGATATGGTCGTTACACATAATGTTGATGATTTCGTAACAGTTTTACGCAATGAGGGCATATGGCCTGCCCGACCAATGCTAGATGCTGTACATTATTACAGGCATGAATATAGACGTGATTTTTTCCAGGGAGTAGAAGGAATTATAACAAC ACGCGGTGAAAAATGGGCCAACTTTAGATCGGCTGTAAATCCCATCTTAATGCAGCCTAGAAATGTTCGTTTGTATATGTACAAAATGTCACAAGTTAATAGGGAATTAATGGAAAG AATTCGTCAAATACGTGATCCAAAATCCCTAGAAGTTTCCGACAATTTTATCGAAGAATTAAATCGTTGGACTTTAGAATCTATTTCTGTTGTCGCCCTAGACAAACAATTGGGGTTGATCACCAAAAATCGTGGAGATCCACTGGTAAAAGAACTATTTCAAGCTATaaatgatttctttaaatatggcATGGAAGTAGAATATAGACCATCCACATGGAAATATTACAAAACCAAATCTTTTCGTAATTTAATGCAAAGTTTAGATTCAATATTAAACCTAACCAATACATATGTCAACGAAGCCATAAAACGTTTGGAACAAGAAAAGCAGAAAGGTGTACCCGAAAAACCGGAACATGAAAAAAGTGTTTTGGAAAAGTTAATAAAGATTGACAAGAAAATTGCCACCGTTATGGCCATGGATTTGTTAATGGCAGGAGTGGATACG ACTTCTTCCACTTTTACCGGTTTACTATTGTGCTTGGCTAAAAATCCAGCTAAACAGGCGAAACTAAgagaagaaattttaaagattttacctCACAAAGATTCCGAATTTACCGCAGAATCACTGAAAAATATACCCTATTTAAGAGCCTGCCTTAAGGAATCTCTACGCATGTATCCCATTGTTATTGGCAATACTCGTATACCTGTCCATGATGTTGTATTAAGTGGTTACCGAATACCTAAAGGAACTGCAGTAACTATGGCATCTATCGCTTTAAACTATGATGAATTTCATTATACTCGTGCCAAAGAATATTTACCAGAAAGGTGGTTACGTACAGAGAAGCTTAGCGTTGATGACAACTCTACCCAATGTCCACATTCTTTAAGGCCCAGCAATCCATTTGTTTATTTACCATTCGGTTTTGGTCCTCGAACTTGTATAGGACGTCGTATCGTTGAAATGGAACTAGAATTGGGTATTGCTCGTCTTATTAGAAATTTTCAGGTGGAATTTAATTACTCCACCGATAATGCTTTTAAGAGTCTGATGATAAATGTACCTCAAATaccattgaaatttaaatttactgaTATAGATAAGTAG
- the LOC111678122 gene encoding cytochrome P450 CYP12A2-like: MFKLQNFKLLLIKQQKQHLVAFQKIRLQSTATAETLSNKEWENAKPFEEIPSISTFSFIKKFLPGGSYAKLDFAQLMLAFKEDFGSVARLPGFFGRPEFVITHNVEDFEKVLRNEGIWPERAGSEALQYHRHVHRAEFFQGVEGLISTQGKSWGTFRSAVNPVMMQPKNVRLYLHKMSQVNKEFIERIRQIRDQQTLEVPDNFEEEMNRFTLESISVVALDKQLGLITEKRNNPQAMELFSALNGFFMYSVDVEFKPSIWKYYKTPTFMKLMKSLDTIVDVTSSYVNEAIERLEQERKNDVPEKPDNEKSVLEKLIKLDKKIATVMAMDMLMAGVDTTTSSFAALMLCLAKNPEQQEKLRQEVLKILPQKDSEFNENSLKNIPYLRACIKESQRIYPLTVGNARAPVKDIVISGYRVPKGTHVSMCSLSLMRDAKHYARPNEFLPERWLRSNTEDESATKCPNASLKPTSPFLHLPFGFGSRSCIGRRIVEMELELVTARLVRNYQLEFNYPTDNAFKSLAISVPYIPLKFKFTDVNY; the protein is encoded by the exons Atgtttaaattgcaaaattttaaattgttgctaataaaacagcaaaaacaacatttagttgcc TTTCAGAAAATTCGTCTTCAATCAACTGCGACCGCAGAAACTTTATCAAATAAAGAATGGGAaaatgcaaaaccattcgaAGAAATACCCTCGATTAGTACTTTcagttttattaagaaattcttACCCGGCGGTAGCTATGCAAAATTGGATTTTGCACAATTAATGTTAGCCTTCAAAGAGGATTTTGGTAGTGTAGCACGTCTACCGGGATTCTTTGGACGACCAGAATTCGTTATAACTCATAATGTGGAAGATTTCGAAAAAGTTTTACGCAACGAGGGTATATGGCCAGAAAGAGCGGGCTCAGAAGCCTTACAGTATCATCGTCATGTACATCGTGCTGAATTTTTTCAAGGCGTAGAGGGTCTAATATCGAC ACAAGGTAAATCTTGGGGTACTTTTCGTTCGGCTGTAAATCCTGTAATGATGCAGCCAAAAAATGTTCGTTTGTATTTGCATAAGATGTCCCAAGTTAATAAGGAATTTATTGAAAG AATTCGTCAAATACGTGATCAACAAACTCTTGAAGTTCCCGATAACTTCGAAGAGGAAATGAATCGTTTCACACTGGAATCTATTTCGGTAGTTGCACTTGACAAACAATTAGGACTGATCACAGAAAAACGTAACAATCCACAAGCCATGGAACTGTTCAGTGCTTTAAACGGTTTCTTTATGTACTCAGTGGATGTTGAATTTAAACCATCGATATGGAAATACTATAAGACACCTACATTTATGAAACTAATGAAAAGTTTAGATACAATAGTTGATGTCACTAGTTCATACGTTAATGAAGCCATTGAACGTTTAGAGCAGGAGCGTAAGAATGATGTGCCCGAAAAGCCCGACAATGAAAAGAGTGTATTGGAGAAATTAATTAAGCTTGATAAGAAGATAGCCACAGTAATGGCTATGGACATGTTAATGGCGGGAGTGGATACG ACCACCTCCTCATTTGCTGCCCTAATGTTGTGTCTAGCTAAAAATCCTGAACAACAAGAGAAACTACGTcaagaagttttaaaaattttaccccAAAAAGATTCGGAGTTCAatgaaaattctttgaaaaatattcCCTATTTAAGAGCCTGTATTAAAGAATCTCAACGTATCTATCCCCTAACGGTGGGAAATGCTCGAGCTCCAGTAAAAGATATAGTCATAAGCGGCTATAGAGTACCCAAGGGCACACATGTTTCTATGTGTTCTCTCTCCTTAATGCGTGACGCTAAACATTATGCTCGACCAAATGAATTTTTACCCGAAAGATGGCTAAGATCCAACACAGAAGATGAAAGTGCTACTAAATGCCCAAATGCTTCTCTCAAGCCCACCTCTCCTTTTCTACACTTGCCATTTGGTTTTGGGTCTCGTAGTTGTATTGGTCGTCGTATTGTTGAAATGGAATTAGAATTGGTTACTGCTCGTCTTGTGCGCAATTATCAGCTTGAGTTTAACTATCCAACAGATAATGCCTTTAAAAGTTTGGCAATTAGTGTACCATATATTccgttaaagtttaaatttactGATGTTAACTATTAA